The Pseudarthrobacter defluvii DNA window CCGCTCTTGACACCGGACCTCCAGGGATCTTTGATCATCACTAAGTCGTGCAGCGGGCTTCCTCCACCTATTGCGTCCCCCGGTTCGGGACGGTTCGCCAGGGAGCAGACATGGATGCCGGGACGGTACTCGGGTTCATCGCAGGGTACGTTGCCACCCTCGCAGGCGTATTTCTCCTCTACCTCCCGGTCCTTGCGCTCGTCGTGGCCCTCTTGGTCGCGGCCGGTTTCCTTCAATTGCTGCTGCTGCCGGTCGCCATCCTGGTCCGCAAACTACGACGCTCGAAGCCTGAACCGGACACGGACGGCTCCTGGATTTTGGGACGCTAGGACCGGCGCGCGGGGCTGCAGCGCCTGGGTGTCCGCTTGCCTGCATCTTGACCGCTTCCGGCGCCGCCTGGTGATTCGGTGCTCCCCACTGGGTGGGCACCGCTCCTGCGGGTACGTACCAGACAACATTCCGGGCGAGCCAGCAGTGGAGAGACACATGAGCGAAGAACGACGGCGGGAACTCGGGGAGTCCGACGCCCCAGTGGAACATGACCTCAAGGAGTCGTTCGATAGGACGGTGGGCCAAGGAGCTGAGCGGCTGCACCGGACGATGAGGAACATCCTGGTGACCGGTGTGTTCGGTGGTTTTGAGGTGGGTCTCGGCATCATGGCTTACCTGGCGGTGCTTCACGCAACGGGCGACCATCTGCTCGCGGGTTTGGCGTTCAGCGTAGGGCTGATCGCCCTGCTGCTGGCACACAGCGAGTTGTTCACGGAGAACTTCCTGTTACCGGTGGCCGCCGTCGCTGCGAAGGAAGCAAGCTATACGCAGCTGGCAAAACTTTGGGGAGGAACCCTCCTTGCCAACCTGCTGGGCGGGTGGGTCTTCGTCTGGATCGTCATGGTGGCGTTCCCTGAGTGGTCACCAGTGGTCAGCGAGAGCGCCCACCATTTCACCGATGCCCCGTTCTCGCTGCAGTCCATCGCCTTGGCGGTGCTGGGCGGAAGCACCATCACCCTGATGAGCAGGATGCAGCAGGGTACCGACAACGATGTGGCGCGCATCGTGGCCACGGTTATCGGCGGGTTCCTGCTGGCCGCGCTGCCGCTCTTCCACTCGATCCTGGACTCCCTGCTGATCTTCGCCGCAATCCATTCGGGCGCGGATATCAGCTACGCGCAGTGGCTGGGCTGGTTCGGCTACACCCTGCTGTTCAACGTGTTTGGCGGCATCGTCCTGGTAACCCTGTTGCGCCTGCTGCGGACAAAGGAACTAATCGACAAGCGGCGCACGGAGGCGCCATCGGACCCGGATGCCGCCCGGAACCGCTGATCAGGGCCACCAGAAGCCGATGCCCGGGTAAACACAGCAGCATCGGCCGGGAGCAGCAACGCTTTCGGTAGGTTGGAAGCCGGAAGGAATTTATGCAACCGGACGTAGGAGAAGACGTGAAAGCAATCGTGTACGGAGCAACGGGTCCTTCATCTGTGCTGGAGCTTCAGGACAAACCGCTGCCGGCCCCGGGGGCAGGCGAGGTCCGTGTGCGCGTCATCGTGTCCGGCGTGAACCCCACCGACTGGAAGTCACGGTCCGGCAGTGGAAGCAACAAACTGCCCGCCCCCAAGGTTCCCAACCAGGATGGAGCCGGGGTCGTGGACCAGCTGGGGTCGGGAGTGGCCGGCTTCAAGGTGGGCGACCGTGTGTGGCTCTGGGATGTCGCCTGGGGCAGTGACGAGGGAACGGCCCAGGAGTACGTCGTGGTGCCTGCCCACAAGGTCGTCGCCTTACCTGACGCCGAGTCTTTCGACACCGGCGCCTCGCTGGGGATTCCTGCACTGACGGCGCACCGGGCCCTGACAGCGAGCGAAGACGGACCCGCCAGGCTCTCCCCCGGTGCCCTGGCGGGCCGTACCGTGCTGGTCACCGGCGGTGCAGGTGCGGTAGGCCACGCGGGCATCCAACTCGCGCGGTGGGCCGGGGCTGCTGTTATCACTACCGTCAGCGGAGAGCGGAAGGCTGAACTTGCGCGACGCGCCGGAGCCGGCGTGGTCATCAACTACCGGGCTGAGGACGTAGTTCACGCCGTCCAGGAAGCTGCCCCGGACGGAGTGGACATCATCGTCGACGTCAACG harbors:
- a CDS encoding formate/nitrite transporter family protein, translated to MSEERRRELGESDAPVEHDLKESFDRTVGQGAERLHRTMRNILVTGVFGGFEVGLGIMAYLAVLHATGDHLLAGLAFSVGLIALLLAHSELFTENFLLPVAAVAAKEASYTQLAKLWGGTLLANLLGGWVFVWIVMVAFPEWSPVVSESAHHFTDAPFSLQSIALAVLGGSTITLMSRMQQGTDNDVARIVATVIGGFLLAALPLFHSILDSLLIFAAIHSGADISYAQWLGWFGYTLLFNVFGGIVLVTLLRLLRTKELIDKRRTEAPSDPDAARNR
- a CDS encoding NADPH:quinone reductase, translated to MKAIVYGATGPSSVLELQDKPLPAPGAGEVRVRVIVSGVNPTDWKSRSGSGSNKLPAPKVPNQDGAGVVDQLGSGVAGFKVGDRVWLWDVAWGSDEGTAQEYVVVPAHKVVALPDAESFDTGASLGIPALTAHRALTASEDGPARLSPGALAGRTVLVTGGAGAVGHAGIQLARWAGAAVITTVSGERKAELARRAGAGVVINYRAEDVVHAVQEAAPDGVDIIVDVNAPANIEADLQVLKPGGTISIYAANPGEALNVPIRESMTKNVRYQFILTYTVTDEQKHQAVAAVADALAAGALRVGEDQGLPLARFPLEETSAAHDAVEQGTIGKVLIDVAPAS